The window AGGGCGTCGGTACGCAACCCACTGCGCGCGGCCAGATCCGGAACCCCGAACCCGGCCGTCCAGATGGTCACCGCGCTCGGCAGCTCGCGACCGTCGGCGAGCCGCACGGCATCGCGCGTCACCGCCGCCACCTTCGTATCCGGGCCCTGGAGCACCGTCACCCCCAGTTCGGCGAGCCGCCCGGCGACCGAACGCCGACCCCGCGCGTGCAGGTACGGGCCGAGCACCCCGCCGCAGACCAGGGTCACCCGCCGACCCGCCTCCGCCAGCTCGGCGGCGGCCTCGATCCCCGTCGGACCGGCTCCCACGACCGTCACCGCGGCCGTCGCGGGCGCGGCGTCCAGCACCGGCCGCAGCCGCTGCGCCTCCTCCAGGTCACCGATCGGGTACGCGAACTCGGCCGCCCCCGGCACGCCCGGGTCGGCGCTGCCACTGCCGACCGCGTAGATCAGGTAGTCGTAGCCGAGCCCGCCGCCCGACCCCAGCTCCACCCCGCGCCCGGCCGCGTCGATCCGCGTCACGGTGTCGACCACCAGCCGCACGCCCTCGGCCAGGACGTCCCGGTACTCGACGACCGCCTCGTCGGTCCCGGCCACCAGCTGGTGGAGGCGGATCCGGTGGACGAAGTTCGGGCGCGGGTTGATCAGCGTCACGGCCACGTCGTCGCGCGACG of the Streptomyces sp. RerS4 genome contains:
- a CDS encoding FAD-dependent oxidoreductase, coding for MGEKTAVVVIGGGYAGVMAANRLTSRDDVAVTLINPRPNFVHRIRLHQLVAGTDEAVVEYRDVLAEGVRLVVDTVTRIDAAGRGVELGSGGGLGYDYLIYAVGSGSADPGVPGAAEFAYPIGDLEEAQRLRPVLDAAPATAAVTVVGAGPTGIEAAAELAEAGRRVTLVCGGVLGPYLHARGRRSVAGRLAELGVTVLQGPDTKVAAVTRDAVRLADGRELPSAVTIWTAGFGVPDLAARSGLRTDALGRLLTDETLTSLDDVRIVAAGDSAAPSGLPLRMSCQAAMPLGARAADTVISRMTGELPGALKQAFAGQCISLGRRKGIFQFARNDVAVWFHIDGRPGAKLKELVCAGVLKHLAGEAGKPGSYSLHRVSGGAGRGKLLEARSGEERGAAERVA